From Desmodus rotundus isolate HL8 chromosome 12, HLdesRot8A.1, whole genome shotgun sequence, one genomic window encodes:
- the SLC22A31 gene encoding putative solute carrier family 22 member 31 isoform X3, whose translation MEPEVRVLRAAGGFGRARRLLAAASWLPCVALGLALGSEPLLTALPAHHCRPDPSLLPPALRALSGPALLEVSVPRLGPTRARSPCLLLRYSEPTPRAPPNGTRSCTRGWHYALPSAGLLRSPVTEWNLVCEDGWKVPLEQMSHLLGWLLGCVILGMGCDWFGRRVVFLASLALATGLGAGEALAASFPALLALRLLHGGALAGASLALYVARLELCDPPHRLTFSMGAGLFSVVGTLLLPGLALLAQDWRLLQGLSALATGLLLLFWGFPALFPESPCWLLATGQLSQARKILWHFAEASGVDPENSPEEESSLVMELDVLSAGSPQPQHHWVLELRHTRITWRNGLILGFSSLVGGGIRASFLQRLAPRESAFYGPYFLGAGLEVAATVFLLLTVDRWGRRLVLLLSTLVVGLASLLLLSGVQYLPGWTLLFLSVLGLLASRAVSILSSLFGAEIFPTVIS comes from the exons ATGGAGCCGGAGGTGCGGGTGCTGCGTGCGGCGGGAGGCTTCGGTCGGGCTCGGCGCCTGCTGGCCGCCGCTTCTTGGCTGCCGTGCGTGGCGCTGGGCCTGGCACTGGGCTCCGAGCCGCTGCTCACCGCGCTCCCCGCGCACCACTGCCGGCCGGACCCCTCGCTGCTGCCCCCAGCGCTACGCGCCCTGAGTGGGCCCGCGCTACTCGAAGTCAGCGTGCCACGCCTGGGCCCCACGCGCGCCCGGAGCCCATGTCTACTCCTGCGCTACTCCGAGCCCACGCCCCGCGCCCCCCCGAACGGCACGCGATCCTGCACACGCGGCTGGCACTACGCGCTGCCCTCGGCAGGCCTGCTGCGCAGCCCGGTCACCGAG TGGAACCTCGTGTGTGAGGACGGCTGGAAGGTGCCACTGGAACAGATGAGCCACCTCCTGGGCTGGCTGTTGGGCTGTGTCATCCTGGGCATGGGCTGTGACTG GTTTGGCCGTCGGGTTGTGTTTTTGGCCTCCCTGGCGCTGGCCACGGGCCTGGGGGCTGGTGAGGCCCTGGCTGCCAGCTTTCCTGCCCTGCTGGCCCTTCGGCTGCTTCACGGGGGGGCTTTGGCAGGGGCCTCTCTAGCCCTCTACGTGGCTC GCCTGGAGCTGTGTGACCCCCCGCACCGCCTGACGTTCTCCATGGGGGCTGGCCTCTTCTCAGTGGTGGGCACTCTGCTGTTGCCTGGCCTAGCCCTGCTCGCACAGGACTGGCGCCTTCTGCAGGGGCTGAGCGCCCTAGCAACAGGACTCCTGCTGCTCTTTTGGGG atTCCCAGCCCTGTTCCCTGAGTCTCCCTGCTGGCTGCTGGCCACAGGGCAGCTGAGCCAAGCCAGGAAGATCTTGTGGCACTTTGCTGAAGCCAGCGGTGTGGACCCCGAGAACAGCCCCGAGGAGGAAAGCTCCTTGGTTATGG AGCTGGATGTGCTGTCTGcagggagcccccagccccagcaccactGGGTCCTGGAGCTCCGGCACACGCGCATCACCTGGAGGAATGGACTCATCCTGGGCTTCAGTTC GTTGGTCGGTGGGGGCATCAGAGCCAGCTTCCTCCAAAGACTGGCCCCTCGTGAGTCGGCCTTCTACGGGCCCTACTTCCTAGGGGCCGGCCTAGAGGTGGCAGCCACCGTCTTCCTGCTCCTGACAGTGGATCGCTGGGGGCGCCGCCTGGTCCTGCTTCTGAGCACCTTGGTCGTGGGCCTGGCATCCCTGCTGCTTCTCTCAGGGGTCCAGT ACCTGCCGGGCTGGACCCTGCTGTTCCTTTCTGTTCTGGGGCTCCTGGCCTCCCGGGCTGTGTCCATCCTCAGCAGCCTCTTCGGGGCTGAGATCTTCCCCACAGTGATCAG TTGA
- the SLC22A31 gene encoding putative solute carrier family 22 member 31 isoform X1 has product MEPEVRVLRAAGGFGRARRLLAAASWLPCVALGLALGSEPLLTALPAHHCRPDPSLLPPALRALSGPALLEVSVPRLGPTRARSPCLLLRYSEPTPRAPPNGTRSCTRGWHYALPSAGLLRSPVTEWNLVCEDGWKVPLEQMSHLLGWLLGCVILGMGCDWFGRRVVFLASLALATGLGAGEALAASFPALLALRLLHGGALAGASLALYVARLELCDPPHRLTFSMGAGLFSVVGTLLLPGLALLAQDWRLLQGLSALATGLLLLFWGFPALFPESPCWLLATGQLSQARKILWHFAEASGVDPENSPEEESSLVMELDVLSAGSPQPQHHWVLELRHTRITWRNGLILGFSSLVGGGIRASFLQRLAPRESAFYGPYFLGAGLEVAATVFLLLTVDRWGRRLVLLLSTLVVGLASLLLLSGVQYLPGWTLLFLSVLGLLASRAVSILSSLFGAEIFPTVIRGSGLGLVLAAEFLGQAAAPFADLQGRRGFFLQHVVFTSFAILALLCVLLLPESRGRGLPQSLEDSDRLRRSPLLRGHPCQDHLPLLPPSYCQVQTQLFQDG; this is encoded by the exons ATGGAGCCGGAGGTGCGGGTGCTGCGTGCGGCGGGAGGCTTCGGTCGGGCTCGGCGCCTGCTGGCCGCCGCTTCTTGGCTGCCGTGCGTGGCGCTGGGCCTGGCACTGGGCTCCGAGCCGCTGCTCACCGCGCTCCCCGCGCACCACTGCCGGCCGGACCCCTCGCTGCTGCCCCCAGCGCTACGCGCCCTGAGTGGGCCCGCGCTACTCGAAGTCAGCGTGCCACGCCTGGGCCCCACGCGCGCCCGGAGCCCATGTCTACTCCTGCGCTACTCCGAGCCCACGCCCCGCGCCCCCCCGAACGGCACGCGATCCTGCACACGCGGCTGGCACTACGCGCTGCCCTCGGCAGGCCTGCTGCGCAGCCCGGTCACCGAG TGGAACCTCGTGTGTGAGGACGGCTGGAAGGTGCCACTGGAACAGATGAGCCACCTCCTGGGCTGGCTGTTGGGCTGTGTCATCCTGGGCATGGGCTGTGACTG GTTTGGCCGTCGGGTTGTGTTTTTGGCCTCCCTGGCGCTGGCCACGGGCCTGGGGGCTGGTGAGGCCCTGGCTGCCAGCTTTCCTGCCCTGCTGGCCCTTCGGCTGCTTCACGGGGGGGCTTTGGCAGGGGCCTCTCTAGCCCTCTACGTGGCTC GCCTGGAGCTGTGTGACCCCCCGCACCGCCTGACGTTCTCCATGGGGGCTGGCCTCTTCTCAGTGGTGGGCACTCTGCTGTTGCCTGGCCTAGCCCTGCTCGCACAGGACTGGCGCCTTCTGCAGGGGCTGAGCGCCCTAGCAACAGGACTCCTGCTGCTCTTTTGGGG atTCCCAGCCCTGTTCCCTGAGTCTCCCTGCTGGCTGCTGGCCACAGGGCAGCTGAGCCAAGCCAGGAAGATCTTGTGGCACTTTGCTGAAGCCAGCGGTGTGGACCCCGAGAACAGCCCCGAGGAGGAAAGCTCCTTGGTTATGG AGCTGGATGTGCTGTCTGcagggagcccccagccccagcaccactGGGTCCTGGAGCTCCGGCACACGCGCATCACCTGGAGGAATGGACTCATCCTGGGCTTCAGTTC GTTGGTCGGTGGGGGCATCAGAGCCAGCTTCCTCCAAAGACTGGCCCCTCGTGAGTCGGCCTTCTACGGGCCCTACTTCCTAGGGGCCGGCCTAGAGGTGGCAGCCACCGTCTTCCTGCTCCTGACAGTGGATCGCTGGGGGCGCCGCCTGGTCCTGCTTCTGAGCACCTTGGTCGTGGGCCTGGCATCCCTGCTGCTTCTCTCAGGGGTCCAGT ACCTGCCGGGCTGGACCCTGCTGTTCCTTTCTGTTCTGGGGCTCCTGGCCTCCCGGGCTGTGTCCATCCTCAGCAGCCTCTTCGGGGCTGAGATCTTCCCCACAGTGATCAG GGGGTCGGGGCTGGGCCTCGTGTTGGCTGCTGAGTTCCTGGGCCAGGCGGCTGCCCCCTTTGCTGACTTGCAAGGCCGGCGGGGCTTCTTCTTGCAACACGTGGTTTTCACCTCTTTCGCCATCCTCGCCCTGTTGTGTGTCCTGCTGTTGCCTGAGAGCCGTGGCCGTGGGCTGCCCCAGTCTCTGGAGGACTCAGACCGCTTGCGCCGGTCACCACTCCTTCGGGGCCACCCCTGCCAGGaccacctgcccctgctgccaCCCTCCTACTGCCAGGTCCAGACACAGCTGTTTCAGGATGGGTGA
- the SLC22A31 gene encoding putative solute carrier family 22 member 31 isoform X2 yields MEPEVRVLRAAGGFGRARRLLAAASWLPCVALGLALGSEPLLTALPAHHCRPDPSLLPPALRALSGPALLEVSVPRLGPTRARSPCLLLRYSEPTPRAPPNGTRSCTRGWHYALPSAGLLRSPVTEWNLVCEDGWKVPLEQMSHLLGWLLGCVILGMGCDWFGRRVVFLASLALATGLGAGEALAASFPALLALRLLHGGALAGASLALYVARLELCDPPHRLTFSMGAGLFSVVGTLLLPGLALLAQDWRLLQGLSALATGLLLLFWGFPALFPESPCWLLATGQLSQARKILWHFAEASGVDPENSPEEESSLVMELDVLSAGSPQPQHHWVLELRHTRITWRNGLILGFSSLVGGGIRASFLQRLAPRESAFYGPYFLGAGLEVAATVFLLLTVDRWGRRLVLLLSTLVVGLASLLLLSGVQYLPGWTLLFLSVLGLLASRAVSILSSLFGAEIFPTVIRAFSQSCFQFCFPGAPTPLALLGASPSPALDLPQSTAPQAVSTYPSA; encoded by the exons ATGGAGCCGGAGGTGCGGGTGCTGCGTGCGGCGGGAGGCTTCGGTCGGGCTCGGCGCCTGCTGGCCGCCGCTTCTTGGCTGCCGTGCGTGGCGCTGGGCCTGGCACTGGGCTCCGAGCCGCTGCTCACCGCGCTCCCCGCGCACCACTGCCGGCCGGACCCCTCGCTGCTGCCCCCAGCGCTACGCGCCCTGAGTGGGCCCGCGCTACTCGAAGTCAGCGTGCCACGCCTGGGCCCCACGCGCGCCCGGAGCCCATGTCTACTCCTGCGCTACTCCGAGCCCACGCCCCGCGCCCCCCCGAACGGCACGCGATCCTGCACACGCGGCTGGCACTACGCGCTGCCCTCGGCAGGCCTGCTGCGCAGCCCGGTCACCGAG TGGAACCTCGTGTGTGAGGACGGCTGGAAGGTGCCACTGGAACAGATGAGCCACCTCCTGGGCTGGCTGTTGGGCTGTGTCATCCTGGGCATGGGCTGTGACTG GTTTGGCCGTCGGGTTGTGTTTTTGGCCTCCCTGGCGCTGGCCACGGGCCTGGGGGCTGGTGAGGCCCTGGCTGCCAGCTTTCCTGCCCTGCTGGCCCTTCGGCTGCTTCACGGGGGGGCTTTGGCAGGGGCCTCTCTAGCCCTCTACGTGGCTC GCCTGGAGCTGTGTGACCCCCCGCACCGCCTGACGTTCTCCATGGGGGCTGGCCTCTTCTCAGTGGTGGGCACTCTGCTGTTGCCTGGCCTAGCCCTGCTCGCACAGGACTGGCGCCTTCTGCAGGGGCTGAGCGCCCTAGCAACAGGACTCCTGCTGCTCTTTTGGGG atTCCCAGCCCTGTTCCCTGAGTCTCCCTGCTGGCTGCTGGCCACAGGGCAGCTGAGCCAAGCCAGGAAGATCTTGTGGCACTTTGCTGAAGCCAGCGGTGTGGACCCCGAGAACAGCCCCGAGGAGGAAAGCTCCTTGGTTATGG AGCTGGATGTGCTGTCTGcagggagcccccagccccagcaccactGGGTCCTGGAGCTCCGGCACACGCGCATCACCTGGAGGAATGGACTCATCCTGGGCTTCAGTTC GTTGGTCGGTGGGGGCATCAGAGCCAGCTTCCTCCAAAGACTGGCCCCTCGTGAGTCGGCCTTCTACGGGCCCTACTTCCTAGGGGCCGGCCTAGAGGTGGCAGCCACCGTCTTCCTGCTCCTGACAGTGGATCGCTGGGGGCGCCGCCTGGTCCTGCTTCTGAGCACCTTGGTCGTGGGCCTGGCATCCCTGCTGCTTCTCTCAGGGGTCCAGT ACCTGCCGGGCTGGACCCTGCTGTTCCTTTCTGTTCTGGGGCTCCTGGCCTCCCGGGCTGTGTCCATCCTCAGCAGCCTCTTCGGGGCTGAGATCTTCCCCACAGTGATCAG GGCTTTTTCACaaagttgttttcagttttgttttcctgGCGCCCCAACACCTCTGGCTCTGCTGGGGGCCAGCCCCTCCCCGGCACTGGACCTGCCTCAGAGCACAGCGCCACAGGCCGTGTCCACATATCCATCTGCCTGA
- the SLC22A31 gene encoding putative solute carrier family 22 member 31 isoform X4, with product MTSQWNLVCEDGWKVPLEQMSHLLGWLLGCVILGMGCDWFGRRVVFLASLALATGLGAGEALAASFPALLALRLLHGGALAGASLALYVARLELCDPPHRLTFSMGAGLFSVVGTLLLPGLALLAQDWRLLQGLSALATGLLLLFWGFPALFPESPCWLLATGQLSQARKILWHFAEASGVDPENSPEEESSLVMELDVLSAGSPQPQHHWVLELRHTRITWRNGLILGFSSLVGGGIRASFLQRLAPRESAFYGPYFLGAGLEVAATVFLLLTVDRWGRRLVLLLSTLVVGLASLLLLSGVQYLPGWTLLFLSVLGLLASRAVSILSSLFGAEIFPTVIRGSGLGLVLAAEFLGQAAAPFADLQGRRGFFLQHVVFTSFAILALLCVLLLPESRGRGLPQSLEDSDRLRRSPLLRGHPCQDHLPLLPPSYCQVQTQLFQDG from the exons ATGACCAGCCAG TGGAACCTCGTGTGTGAGGACGGCTGGAAGGTGCCACTGGAACAGATGAGCCACCTCCTGGGCTGGCTGTTGGGCTGTGTCATCCTGGGCATGGGCTGTGACTG GTTTGGCCGTCGGGTTGTGTTTTTGGCCTCCCTGGCGCTGGCCACGGGCCTGGGGGCTGGTGAGGCCCTGGCTGCCAGCTTTCCTGCCCTGCTGGCCCTTCGGCTGCTTCACGGGGGGGCTTTGGCAGGGGCCTCTCTAGCCCTCTACGTGGCTC GCCTGGAGCTGTGTGACCCCCCGCACCGCCTGACGTTCTCCATGGGGGCTGGCCTCTTCTCAGTGGTGGGCACTCTGCTGTTGCCTGGCCTAGCCCTGCTCGCACAGGACTGGCGCCTTCTGCAGGGGCTGAGCGCCCTAGCAACAGGACTCCTGCTGCTCTTTTGGGG atTCCCAGCCCTGTTCCCTGAGTCTCCCTGCTGGCTGCTGGCCACAGGGCAGCTGAGCCAAGCCAGGAAGATCTTGTGGCACTTTGCTGAAGCCAGCGGTGTGGACCCCGAGAACAGCCCCGAGGAGGAAAGCTCCTTGGTTATGG AGCTGGATGTGCTGTCTGcagggagcccccagccccagcaccactGGGTCCTGGAGCTCCGGCACACGCGCATCACCTGGAGGAATGGACTCATCCTGGGCTTCAGTTC GTTGGTCGGTGGGGGCATCAGAGCCAGCTTCCTCCAAAGACTGGCCCCTCGTGAGTCGGCCTTCTACGGGCCCTACTTCCTAGGGGCCGGCCTAGAGGTGGCAGCCACCGTCTTCCTGCTCCTGACAGTGGATCGCTGGGGGCGCCGCCTGGTCCTGCTTCTGAGCACCTTGGTCGTGGGCCTGGCATCCCTGCTGCTTCTCTCAGGGGTCCAGT ACCTGCCGGGCTGGACCCTGCTGTTCCTTTCTGTTCTGGGGCTCCTGGCCTCCCGGGCTGTGTCCATCCTCAGCAGCCTCTTCGGGGCTGAGATCTTCCCCACAGTGATCAG GGGGTCGGGGCTGGGCCTCGTGTTGGCTGCTGAGTTCCTGGGCCAGGCGGCTGCCCCCTTTGCTGACTTGCAAGGCCGGCGGGGCTTCTTCTTGCAACACGTGGTTTTCACCTCTTTCGCCATCCTCGCCCTGTTGTGTGTCCTGCTGTTGCCTGAGAGCCGTGGCCGTGGGCTGCCCCAGTCTCTGGAGGACTCAGACCGCTTGCGCCGGTCACCACTCCTTCGGGGCCACCCCTGCCAGGaccacctgcccctgctgccaCCCTCCTACTGCCAGGTCCAGACACAGCTGTTTCAGGATGGGTGA
- the SLC22A31 gene encoding putative solute carrier family 22 member 31 isoform X5 has product MSHLLGWLLGCVILGMGCDWFGRRVVFLASLALATGLGAGEALAASFPALLALRLLHGGALAGASLALYVARLELCDPPHRLTFSMGAGLFSVVGTLLLPGLALLAQDWRLLQGLSALATGLLLLFWGFPALFPESPCWLLATGQLSQARKILWHFAEASGVDPENSPEEESSLVMELDVLSAGSPQPQHHWVLELRHTRITWRNGLILGFSSLVGGGIRASFLQRLAPRESAFYGPYFLGAGLEVAATVFLLLTVDRWGRRLVLLLSTLVVGLASLLLLSGVQYLPGWTLLFLSVLGLLASRAVSILSSLFGAEIFPTVIRGSGLGLVLAAEFLGQAAAPFADLQGRRGFFLQHVVFTSFAILALLCVLLLPESRGRGLPQSLEDSDRLRRSPLLRGHPCQDHLPLLPPSYCQVQTQLFQDG; this is encoded by the exons ATGAGCCACCTCCTGGGCTGGCTGTTGGGCTGTGTCATCCTGGGCATGGGCTGTGACTG GTTTGGCCGTCGGGTTGTGTTTTTGGCCTCCCTGGCGCTGGCCACGGGCCTGGGGGCTGGTGAGGCCCTGGCTGCCAGCTTTCCTGCCCTGCTGGCCCTTCGGCTGCTTCACGGGGGGGCTTTGGCAGGGGCCTCTCTAGCCCTCTACGTGGCTC GCCTGGAGCTGTGTGACCCCCCGCACCGCCTGACGTTCTCCATGGGGGCTGGCCTCTTCTCAGTGGTGGGCACTCTGCTGTTGCCTGGCCTAGCCCTGCTCGCACAGGACTGGCGCCTTCTGCAGGGGCTGAGCGCCCTAGCAACAGGACTCCTGCTGCTCTTTTGGGG atTCCCAGCCCTGTTCCCTGAGTCTCCCTGCTGGCTGCTGGCCACAGGGCAGCTGAGCCAAGCCAGGAAGATCTTGTGGCACTTTGCTGAAGCCAGCGGTGTGGACCCCGAGAACAGCCCCGAGGAGGAAAGCTCCTTGGTTATGG AGCTGGATGTGCTGTCTGcagggagcccccagccccagcaccactGGGTCCTGGAGCTCCGGCACACGCGCATCACCTGGAGGAATGGACTCATCCTGGGCTTCAGTTC GTTGGTCGGTGGGGGCATCAGAGCCAGCTTCCTCCAAAGACTGGCCCCTCGTGAGTCGGCCTTCTACGGGCCCTACTTCCTAGGGGCCGGCCTAGAGGTGGCAGCCACCGTCTTCCTGCTCCTGACAGTGGATCGCTGGGGGCGCCGCCTGGTCCTGCTTCTGAGCACCTTGGTCGTGGGCCTGGCATCCCTGCTGCTTCTCTCAGGGGTCCAGT ACCTGCCGGGCTGGACCCTGCTGTTCCTTTCTGTTCTGGGGCTCCTGGCCTCCCGGGCTGTGTCCATCCTCAGCAGCCTCTTCGGGGCTGAGATCTTCCCCACAGTGATCAG GGGGTCGGGGCTGGGCCTCGTGTTGGCTGCTGAGTTCCTGGGCCAGGCGGCTGCCCCCTTTGCTGACTTGCAAGGCCGGCGGGGCTTCTTCTTGCAACACGTGGTTTTCACCTCTTTCGCCATCCTCGCCCTGTTGTGTGTCCTGCTGTTGCCTGAGAGCCGTGGCCGTGGGCTGCCCCAGTCTCTGGAGGACTCAGACCGCTTGCGCCGGTCACCACTCCTTCGGGGCCACCCCTGCCAGGaccacctgcccctgctgccaCCCTCCTACTGCCAGGTCCAGACACAGCTGTTTCAGGATGGGTGA